The nucleotide window AAATCAAAAGCCAAAAGAAAGGAGCTTTTGCCGAATATCTGCAATCAGAAGAAGTGAAAAAAGCATTGCAGACTACTATCGTCGCCAATGTTTCAACAGGCTATTACAACCTTTTGATGCTGGACGCACAATTGGAAATCGCTAAGAAAAATGTACAGCTAATTGACAGTACTAGCACTATCATCAAATTAAAATTTGATGCCGGACAGGTCACTTCATTAGCCATCCAACAATCGGAAGCACAAAAATTAAATGCGGCTCAATTAGTTCCTTTATTGGAACAAAATATTGCGATCCAAGAAAATGCTTTGAGTGTGTTAACTGGTTCATTCCCTAATTCGAAAAAAAGAAGCATTGTTCTTAATAATATTGAAGTGAAGAATAATGCTGCGATTGGAATTCCGTCTTCATTAATAAGCAGAAGACCGGATGTGAAAAGTGCAGAATTAGAACTGAAAATTGCTAATGCCAATGTTGGAATCACAAAAGCCGACTTATATCCTGCATTAAAAATTACAGCCCAAGGCGGGTTAAATTCGTTTGAAAGCAGCAGCTGGTTCAATATTCCTGCTTCGTTATTTGGAACCGCTCTTGGAGGTATCACGCAACCACTTTTGAATAATAAGAAATTAAAAACACAGCATAACATCGCTTTGGCAGAAAGAGAAAAAGCAGTCTTAAACTTCAGGCAATCGGTATTAATTGCGGTTAGTGAAGTGTCTGATGCTTTG belongs to Flavobacterium aquiphilum and includes:
- a CDS encoding TolC family protein, producing MKNYITKIVMVAILISTLISCKVSKDIETPKDAFPENFRNASVSKDTTSIGDLEWKNFFTEKDIVQLIDSAVVRNNDLQIAAKNIEIAQYRFTQSKWNNVPQANLFVTANINNPSENSFTGMNLNQALGKKHIEDFSTGVSLSWEADIWGKIKSQKKGAFAEYLQSEEVKKALQTTIVANVSTGYYNLLMLDAQLEIAKKNVQLIDSTSTIIKLKFDAGQVTSLAIQQSEAQKLNAAQLVPLLEQNIAIQENALSVLTGSFPNSKKRSIVLNNIEVKNNAAIGIPSSLISRRPDVKSAELELKIANANVGITKADLYPALKITAQGGLNSFESSSWFNIPASLFGTALGGITQPLLNNKKLKTQHNIALAEREKAVLNFRQSVLIAVSEVSDALVKVEKLNQQQSFLQERVKTLQKAITNSKMLFKNGMAEYLEVLSAQANLLQSELELADIKREQLTANTELYRALGGGWR